From the genome of Mastacembelus armatus chromosome 12, fMasArm1.2, whole genome shotgun sequence:
cacacacacacacacacacacagacacacacacacacagacacacacacacatcctgtctGCTCTGAGTTAGTGGCAGAGATCAGGTCTGCTGGTTAGACTAAACAACAGCATTTGAGTGGATTTGCTCTCTCTCATTAATCATCCTGACAGCTCgaaaaacaacatttcctcCTTAATGACTGTATTTGAGTAATCATGTCTGCTTACTTCCATGCAAGCATCTCATTCTGCCTcattctctctcactttctttctttctgttgccatccatgtgtgtgtattttggagCTGTTTGCTGACCTCTCAAATCTGTGGCATGGCTGTGTGTCACGCTGGCCAACTACAGCCTGTTCCATTcatgaggaggagaaaaaaaccATAAGGaatgagaaaatgtgatggTGAGGATCCAGATGCGGAAGGCAAGGGATGGTGTCACCCCCCTCCCCCAGATGTGGCTAACCCACCAGCACCCGCTGGCCTCCAGGCCTCCACTAGGTTGCTGCCAAAGCACGTTTTTCCGTTAAGCACCGGGTCTGTGATGCATGAAAGCTGACAACTGAGCTAGGAGCCCTCAGAGCACAGCCAGATCAAAACCAGCTGGGGCCATGCGCACTAGCAGAGAAACCATAATTGCGTTTGCCCTCTTGTACGCCACTAAAGCCCCGCTgctgacgttttttttttttttcagacaggACTTGAGCCATAAGGGAACAGAGTTGGGATAGACCTTTTGGGGAATAAAAATATCTACTCAAGCGCAGGCTAATATGTTGTTGTATGTGGGTAATTGAACACATGAGAACAGTCATGTATCAGCTCACTCTGACAATGGTTTTGTGGAGTGTTTTTCTATAAGTGTATTTTCAACCTTTCTGGCAGCCTGTGGGTGAATGTAAGTGATGGGTTTATGGCTGGGTTTAGAAACATTGGTATAGCATGGCTGACATCTGTGTCCTCTTTATTTTTGGACCACTTGAAAAGCTCTCATAGTCGAATGATGGATGAAGTGATAAAGTTGgaaagaagacaaaatgaaagcagagagagTCCATTTCTGGGAAGCACTCCATAATCTGTAACTCGCAGACAAAGCGACAAGGCAGATGTTTGTAATTTGTGACTGCTCAATTATTTTAACGCAAGAAACTATCTTACTATCTCCGAGGGCAAAGAGTCCAAAAAGGCTAACTTCTTCACAGGCAAGAAACTGTTCGCTGAAACAAATATCCTTAAGATCTAACCTCACTCGATGCCGCCTCCTTTGTATTTGGCCTCGCTGGTTTAGGCTGATACAGAGGTTAAAGGCTTGTCATGTAATGAAGGAGCACCTCCACAGTCTGTCATCATTAATCACTGGGACTGTCAGGCAGCACCCAGGACTCACTCAGACCTACCAGGCAGGCAGCCCTCACCTCCAAGAACAACACCCAGAGCCTTTTTATACATCGCTGCAAAATATGTGCTCTGCACTCTGGGTTCAATTTAGAGTGCTAAATAAAAAGGGCTGTGGTCAGAGATTAGGAGAAGAGAGCTGTTGTGTGAAGGATGAATCTGTTGGTTGAGTGGTGAAATGTGGGTGGGAAAGTGAATGAGTAACCTCTGCCCCCTCTTTTAACAACTGGGGCGACTCAGCCGGCCCCCGGGTTCTTCATCGGGGCCGTACTAGGCCTTTCTGAAACATTAAACTATAGTAAGATAGTGTTGCTAGAAAAATGCATGAATGATGAATCAACTGGTTTACATTCAGAAATAAGAAATCAGAGAAAAATCAATTAACATAATAAAAGAAACCATAGACACTGGCTGCGTGACTGTACAAAAATGATTCAGGTGACCTTATGCTTCATTTTTATAAGGGTACACTAAAATACTGCAGCATGCACGCAGTGACATCGCTaagatgctgatgtttagcTGACATAAGATTTGATATTTACACCATCTTAGTGCTAAagtttgctaattagcactgaaCATGAACTGAGGTTAAGATGGAAAATCAAAGTCCACAGGATTCGGTTTCGCCACATAAACATCTATAAATAGTTTACTTGAAATCTATCCAGTAATTATTGAGATATCTGGAAAGACTGAGAGACCAACATTGCAATTCATAAAGCCACACTGCAAGGATGGCTAAAAACTCCCACACCATCCCACTGTCTTAAAATAATATAAGATGATATTTATCATAATTGAGATAGTACAACTCCCTGTGCCATTAAAAActcaaattacatttaaaattttagaTGAACCAATTTCTTTGACGGTGAATGAGCCAAATAGCCCAGACAGATATGAAACGGGCCATGTTTGTTATAGACTAATGTTTCTGTGGTCCTCTGTATATTTCAGCACACACTTTAATTACCCTTAGTGCACGTGTAACATATCTcttaaaactattttaaaatgcttttcacCCCACATGTAGTTTCATTTTCACCAATAGGTGGCATCCCAATCTAACGCTGCACTTTCCACCTTTGTTacagtgaagcagcagctgacTGATAatacctgaaaaataaaagtgcacTGAAATCCACCCATTGGCAGAACCATAAAATATCCTGTAAGATCAGACGGAGAGGAGCGAAACACTGCAGCATCAGTAGCCAGCTCGTTTTGTAGACTTCATAAATTAAGTGGGTCTGTTTTCTGGGATATATCTGGTGACATGGGAGCTCAGGCCTGGGCCTACAGGATCCCATGCCTCCATAACAGCATCTCAGACCACTGAAACAGGAGCGCTTTCTCTAGTTACAACAAGGACAGGCTGTTTTGACCCCTGAGGGTTCCTTGTCAAAGTTGTGAGTGACCAGCGTGGGTCATTTATGTCACAGTGTCATGTTGCTAGGAAATTAcacattactgctgccaatCACGTGCAGCCGCCGTAAACTGAGCGACACATATGGGAAGTGTCTCTGATGCTTATGGTATGTAGACATCACAGATCTGACTATACCTTCCTCGGTGTggacagatatttttttctacaaGATCCATGAGCATTAAATAGAGAAGCTGTTGCTTTAAGGTGACATTGCAGAGCAGAGGAATGTGAGCTATATCTCACTGGTCTGCTTAAACGCTCACTgtcaacacagtgaaaaattAGTGCAGGTAAAGCACAACCAAAGACATCCATCATCAAATTCTTTCACTGCAACAATAGCTTCTTGTATAAATCGACAATGGCCAATAAGGCCAGGCTGACATGTCTACTGACAAAAACCTACATCTTCCTTTCACTACTTTTTCCCTTTAAAGGTAGATTTCTGTCAAGGGCCGTGActgatgagattttttttagaCGCAATCGTATAAACAGCTTCAAAACTTTATAGTGTTTTGTGATGAACAGATTAACGTCAGTAAACCTGAAGCTGAGGgatgaaattaaatcaaaagcACGATGAGATAGAAATATTATCTATAAGctgaaactaaaacaaataaaacaaaattgttaATGTTGTGTTACAATGGTAATTATTATTACTCTTATTATAcattcacttttcatttcttctttctttgatATTTGTATTTTCCTTGTATGTTTGTCTCACTCTTctattttttcttcctttcctctttatatttgtcatttgtccATTATTTTTTTGGAAAACGTCGGCacatgaaatacagaaaatcatGATGTTTTGGACACTAACTCTGAAACTTGTGGAGAAACTATTATAATGACTAACTATAATGAATAGCCGCAAGATAATGACAGTATCTTCTGTCATATTGTTAAGAGTAGAAACTGGACTGTCGATAAAATCAATACATTCACTGTGTCAGTGCAACCAGCAGTGACCTTTGACTTCCTAAACAGTGAACTGCAAATTATATTTAGCTTCAGACTGCATGTCTAatgaaaaactgacaaaatCAGAAATGAAGACGACAGAAAATACATCTTCAGTGtgatttatttaacaaaatatgaCCTCCCGTTTCACTGGATACCTCCACAGGGTGCTCCAATTTTACCAAAAATATCACATCTCAACTTTATTGAtttgctgtgaaaataaaaaaatcaaaaagctgaaaagttcagagagagagagatgtgattTCAACATTCATCCTCGAAGTGTTAAGACACAACATATTCAACATATTCTGTCATCCCACGTCTGCTCCGATGACTGTAAAATAAGAATAGATTTATATGGTAACCACAAAAGCCAGATTcctattataaaataaataccacTTCTCAGTAggaaaaaaccaaacacaaagaaCCAAAACAAATTATCACAAACCATGGGGGTGAATAAacaagtgtgtatgtatgctGTGTCAAGCTCACATGCATCTCTTGCAGAGAGAAAGCGACTGCAAGCCCACGGCTGCAGCTTATTGTCATCCCTGCCACATTGCATTGTTCTGCACTAAATCAGCATCATTTGCAGCGAGAACCCTGAAAATCCAAGAGCTATTACAACAGCATCCAGCTTTCAGTTTGCAAAGCCCGCGCGGCGGCAGAAGTCACCTAAGGGCAGTCATGTCTGTTGCAAAGGTATCCAAGCAATGTGCAGACATGCAAGAGCCACGTGTCCTCTGATCTTTGGCAGTGGAGCCTGATCAGAAACACCAAATCTCAGTTATAATGTATAAAGAAAGTGTGACGATGCTCTGAGTCAAAACGCAGGATTTGAGCTCCCATCCTAGTTCCACACATCCATTCTTAAGCCAAAAAGAAGCAGCACCGTGCTTGAGTACTAACTTGAAGTaacaatttgacattttggaaaatatctaTGGCttcctgatggagaaacagatGAGAAGATGGACACTATCCACAGTGGAGTGTGAAGGTACAGCTAAGAGCTAATACGTCTaacttagcacaaagactggaaacagggaaacagCTAGTGACTGTATAAAGTTAAAAACTCACTACAGCTTTCAGTTAAAAGTCAATTGAAACCATTTTGATAAGTTTTTAATTAGTTCAGCCATTTTTCAAGGAAACTTTCCAACTTTTGTTGGTTTCAGattctcaaatgtgaggatttgctgcttttctgactACATATGATAGTCataaaaaatatctttgtttttagtttgttgGATTAATCTGGGAAACTATTATGGGCAACTTTCACAATgttgtgacattttatagaccaaaaaagtcatttaaagacagaaaataatatttaatataaaaactaaggcataaaaacaacaatattcaGTTTTACAAAGGGCTGTGTGCTGGACTATCTCTTGGCTGGGGGCCCCACCATCAAACATCagtgtttgtgctaagctaCGCTACCGTGCTGTTGGCAGAAATTTCATCTTTAAGAGAGATGTCGGTGTGCTAACAGTCTTCTCGTTTAACTCTCCACCACAGAGCAAATAAGTGTTATTTCCCAAACTGCCAAACTATTCCTTGAAGCATGTAAGCAGATGGTGTATCACTGGTAGCCCAGAGCAGATGCTGATCCAAGTCTTTGACTGTAGAGTGCGTAATGAGGGTAGTATGGGCCTGTGGTGGGCAGAGAGTGCAGGGAGATGGAAGAGGGCCCAGGGGGCAGATGGACCTTACTGTAGGGGTGATAGCGAGCTAAACCCAGGCTGGGGGGAGccctgagagagagggagttgGGCATGGAGCCTGGACTGCTCTGgtgggggaggtggaggtggcaGGAGGCAGGTCCAGATGAGGAAACAGACAGCAGCTTACTGTCCATCCCCACAGGCAGGGCCGTGTGGGTGCGGAGGTGAGCCAGCAGCTCATCTGATGTGGCGAAACGTTTGTCGCACGGCCCCCCAGCTGAGACCCAGTTACAAGCGTGAGGCAGAGGGTCGTTGGGGAGCATGAAGCCATACGTGTAGAGCGGatgggagagggagggtgaCGCGCTGGATGACAGGGAGCTTTGGTGGAGGGAGTGGAGCGGGTGGGAGGGATACACCAGTGGGAAGCTTGATTTGAGGCTGGAGGAAGGGTCGTGGATGCAGGAGTTGCAGTTGCTTCCTCCAAGATGGGATACACTTGGGTAGCTTAGACAGTACGGGTCCCTGCATAATCCCTGCATGAAGGAAGGAGGGGAGGCGCCTGTGAGAGGGCTGGAGCTCGGGTGCTTTCCTGGAACTCCCATACTTCCCACGCTGAGGCTAGACTTTGCTGGATCCAGCCCTGGGATAAACTGGGAGGGATACCCTGCGTAGGCCCCCACTACAGAACCATGGTAGCCCATATTAGAAGAGGGCAGGGGGAAGAGTGGTTGGCTTGTCTTGTAAGGAGAAATGGGTGTAACGTGTCCAGGACCGAGGGCAGGCTGAGCAGACTCTGCTTTACCTCCCTCATGGTTGGAACCACCATCAGAGCTGCCAttactgcagtttgtgttgGCCCGAACGTGGCTGGAGTTCGCATGATGTGGACTGTCCAAAGTGGCTTTGTTACCTTCAGCATCTTTTTTGGGATGATGATTATTGCTGCTGCTTGTGCTGGTAGGACTGCCCTGCTCACGTGCCACTTCTCCATTTGCAGTCTGGCTGTGTGACTGTCCACCAGGAGactggctgtgtttgtgctggCTGTGTCCTGGGGGAGTGCTGCTGCTGGCCCTGGAGCTGGGCGACGCAGCATGGGGCGGATACGACTGCTGCCCACTGGCTGAATTTCCATTAGTGGTGACATTATTATTACTGGGGACCCTGAACCCGACTTTCTCGccgctgctgctggagctgctgctggttaCTGCGTCCCTGCGACTGTCTCCGTTGCCTTTGCTGTAGGGCTTGAAGCTGGATTTGTCCTCCAGGGAGGGGCGATGGTCCCCGAGCTTCAGGCTGGAGACAGATGACCGAGTGCTGGGCTCCTTGTCCCCCTGGCTGCAGGAGGAGCCCAACTTGGAGGAGGATGGAGGGTCTGGTTTACCAATCTGAGAGCAGGTCTGTGCCAGCAGGGCCAGCGGACTCTTTTTGGCATCCagctacaataaaatacagaatctGATTAGCTGATTAGCATATTAACCAGCAGACTTGTAAACTGCAAATTATTGTTTCTCCTCAATCCATTATTTTCTTGATCAATGCCAGAAATGCCCAATATATAAACTACAGAAGCCAGGTACATGTCTACGAATTAGCATTTTAATACCTGAAGTAATTAGTTAAGTGAGTTAACACACAATGACGCACAGTGACATTTCAGACAACTGGTTAATCAACTGGTTCTTTCTACAGCCAGTAACGTCagtctcaaacaaacaaacaaaataataataaaccagTAAACTGCCATAAGCAGCTCTCACCTATGAAACAATGAAGACATTCTCTGTGGACGTGAAAACATATAAttgatttgtcatttgtgtAAGTGTTTTTCATGAGAAATCTATTAACAGAAAGCCATCAGGCTGT
Proteins encoded in this window:
- the LOC113124932 gene encoding zinc finger protein 703-like — its product is MKYLPSGSAADRVSKRIELSEATDQRNSRPGAVVSLLTPLDPLRQAKRLPIRVIKMLTAHTGHLLHPEYLQPLTSAPVSIELDAKKSPLALLAQTCSQIGKPDPPSSSKLGSSCSQGDKEPSTRSSVSSLKLGDHRPSLEDKSSFKPYSKGNGDSRRDAVTSSSSSSSGEKVGFRVPSNNNVTTNGNSASGQQSYPPHAASPSSRASSSTPPGHSQHKHSQSPGGQSHSQTANGEVAREQGSPTSTSSSNNHHPKKDAEGNKATLDSPHHANSSHVRANTNCSNGSSDGGSNHEGGKAESAQPALGPGHVTPISPYKTSQPLFPLPSSNMGYHGSVVGAYAGYPSQFIPGLDPAKSSLSVGSMGVPGKHPSSSPLTGASPPSFMQGLCRDPYCLSYPSVSHLGGSNCNSCIHDPSSSLKSSFPLVYPSHPLHSLHQSSLSSSASPSLSHPLYTYGFMLPNDPLPHACNWVSAGGPCDKRFATSDELLAHLRTHTALPVGMDSKLLSVSSSGPASCHLHLPHQSSPGSMPNSLSLRAPPSLGLARYHPYSKVHLPPGPSSISLHSLPTTGPYYPHYALYSQRLGSASALGYQ